ACAGGCAGCAGAACAAAAAAAGCGAAATGATGAAGCTAAAGCACTTGCTAAAAAGTATTCTGATGATGCTAAAGCTAAGTTAAAAGCTGATTTAGATGAACTTAAAAAGCAAAATGATGATGCTAAGAAAATAGTAACTGATTCAAGTAAATCTCAACGTGATATTGAACTTGAAAACCTTGATATAAAGTATAAAAAGGAGTTCACGCTATTAGAGAAGCGGAAAAAAGATATTAAAGATTATAACCAGCAATTTAAAACCCTGACAGAAGCCCGTAAAGCTGAAGAGGCGGTTATCACGAAAAAGTATGATGATTTAATTAAGGCATACGATGATGAAGTTCAGACTGCTTACCTAAATTCTTACGAAAAAAGAGCGATTGAAATTAATAAAAAAGCTGATGAACTTCTAAAGAATGCTACACCGCAACAGCAGGCAATTATTCAGCAAGATAGATTTTTTCAACTCAATCAGAACACAGCAGAAGCTAAAGCGTCAAGCACCAGCAACAAAGCCCAAACTGATTTAGCCATTGCTGAAGATATAAACCGTCCAAGTGAAACTGATACGCCGGATGAAGCAAGGATTAAGGTTGAGAATTTAGCTAAAGCCCGCTTTGATGCTGAAAATGCCGCCTTTGAACTTAAACGAACACAGCTTGAAGGGCAACAAGAAGAAATTGAACTGTTAACTGCTGAACACAATAAAACCTTAACAGATACGGAGAAAGAGGCTGCTGATGCTAAGAAACAAATAGCGCAAGCTGAATTTGATAATAAGCTTAAAATGTATGATGCCGTTGGAGCAGCAGCAGGTACAGCATCAGAAATTTTAGGTCAAAACACATTGGCAGGAAAATCTTTAGCGGTTGCATCTTCTCTTATCAACACCTATTCAGCCATTGCGGGACAGCTAAGAGCATTTGCAGGTGTACCCATACCGGGTTATGCAATAGCGCAAGCGATAGCAACCGGTGCTGTAGGCTTTGAACAGGTACGTAAAATAATTGACACAAAAGTTCCAACTGTTGGTGGCGGTACTGGTGGTGGAAGCGTAACCGCACCTGTGATAAACAGTCAGGTAATAAACCGGGAGAATAATGGCACCAATGAAATCAGGCAATCAATTGATAATACTGCTAAACAAACTCGAAATATAAGAGCATACATCGTTGATAAGGATTTGGAAAAGCAAAAAAGCAAGACCAATTATTTCAATTCTCAGTCAACAATCTAAACCTAATCACATAAAATGAAAAAATTACCACTTATAGAACTAACCATTAATCCTGAAGATAATTCATTTGTTTCGGCTGTAGCTTTAGTTGAAAACGCTGCAATTGAAAGCGATTTCATTGCATTTTCAAAAGATACAGCAATTGAAAAATTTTCAATTAATGATGAGCGAAAAGAATTGTTAGGTGCTGCTATGATACCTGATGTGCCTATCTATAGAAATTCAGAGCAAAACGGGGAATACATGGCAACGTTCTCAAAGCAAACAATTCGTCAAATTGCGCAGGTCTTTGCTCAAAAAGGACTTTTTAATAGCACCAACATTGAGCATACATTAATACCAGCAGAATCGCTAATATTTCAATCCTACATTACCGACCAAGAAAAAGGAATCAACGCACCCAAAGGGATTGATTGTCCTGATGGTAGCTGGATTATAGGGGTTAAAATCCTTAATGATTCAGTTTGGCAGAATATCAAAGCTGGAAAAATTAAAGGCTTTTCTGTTGAGGGAATCTTCAGAGCAATCGATACTCAAACTACTGTTGAATTATCTAAAGCCAATGATTTTGATAAAGCTATTAATGAGGTGATAGCATCCATTAATGAACTGGTTAATTAATTAGCCGGGCTTACATACTATTTATGGTATAAGCCAAAAAATGGAAAATAAGAAATTAGAAAAATTAATCGGTTCAGTTGACAAGCTTTTAAAGTTTTTCACTGAAAAGAAAGAAGTTTTTGAGGCTGTTAAGGTAAAGGATAGTGATGTTTCAATTGAATCTGCCATGGAAATTGGTGCTGATGTTTCAATCTCTACATCCAATGGTTCAGAGCCAGCTACTGATGGTGTTTACTCATTAGAAAATGATAAAGTAATCACTGTTAAGGATGGTAAAATTGAATCAATCCAAGGTGGTGAAGAAGCAAAGCCAGCAGATGAAGAATTGGCTGATGAAGCCGGTGCAGAATCTACCACTGAAGATGAAAAACCCAAAGAAGACGAAGCTGTAAAAGCTTTAGAAGGCAGGGTTAAATCTTTAGAAGACACCATAAAAACCTTAATGGATTCAATCAATGCGGTACCATCAAAACAAGATGTATCGGAATTCAAAAATCAGCTATTAACAGTCAATGATTCAATAATAGCATTATCAAAGATACCTACTGAAAAATCCCGGGATTCTCGACCAGAGATGAAGGATAGTCAAGAGGATTCAATAAAGAGAGTAGCGAGCCTATTCTACAAGCAATAACGGATTACAAAAAATGGCATTTGATGTTACCAAATTACCTGATTATACTAATCAGGATTCAACAGAATTTATTACCAAGAGTATTTTAGGCGCAAGTACGCTATCAATCTTAGCCCAAAGTGGCAAACTATTAACCAACGTTAAAGGCAAACAAGCTATTCCAATTTCGGATGTTGATGTTGTTTTACAAGACAATTCAACTGATGCAGGAGAACGTAACGCCCAAGGTGGTATGGTGATTGACCAAGTTATCATTGAACCTGCTGAAATCAAATCTTTAACCAACTGGTCAAACCGTCAATTAACTGACAAATTTACCGTTGAAGAATTGAAAGCTAAGTTCAAAGGTCAAAACTATGATAACGCTGCTTTTGCTGAATTTATCGGCAATGAACAAGCTGCTGCAATAGCAAGTATCAATGAGCAGGCTTTATGGCAAGGTGATGTTAATTTACCGGGCACTGGTGCAACTAAAAATCTAAACAGATTTGATGGTTTCTTAAAAAAAATGAAGGTATCAGGCGCAACCGGCGTAGCTATCAACTTATCAGGTTCAACTACTGGTGCTACCATTGTTGACAAACTTAAAAATGGTTTCTTAGCTACTAAAGTTGAGGTAAGAACACAACCGGATTTCCGCTTATTTATCTCAAAAGCTGACTACCAATTATACATCGCTGCTTTGAGTGAAAAGAATCTTTATGTACCCGCAACTGAAAAAGTTTTATTTGGTACAGATTGCCCTATGGAAATTGTTGAAGGTTTAGTGGGAACGGGTACAGTTGTATTTACAAGGCTTCGCAGCTTATACGCTGGTACCGATATGGATTCTGATGCTTCGACTGCTACCAAATATTTTTCACCTGAAACTAAGCAATTGTACATCGATTTTCAATACTCTTTAGGTACTGCTACTGCTATGCACAATGAAATTTTCTACTCTAAAGTAGCTTAATAAAAAGGATAGGAGAGGGTGAATTATGTGTGAAACATTATTACAAACCGCAAGGGATTGCGGAAAAAATACAAAGGATGGTGTAAAATCTGATGTGTACTTGATTGCTTTTGCCGACTTGAAAGCGGTATCAGGTAGTACAGAGGTTTATTCATCATCTGCATCAGGTTTAATAACCGAAATAGCTTTAAAAACAGGCAGTACAAAATTTGTCAAATTCGGTACTGTTGCTAAACAAGCATCAATTAAGGAAACTTACACCTACAACGATAACGGAAGTTATGACATAACCAAAGAGTTAACTTTTACCTTATCAAATGTTGGGTCATTGGCTGCAAGGCAAGGTGTTGAAAAACTGGTATCAAATCCGGTTGCTGCATTAGTTCGTTTGGAAACCGGTACATGGGTAGCTTTTGGATTAAACAACCAATTTATGGCTAAAACCATGGAAGGTGCCGCCGGTACAGGTTCAAATGGTAGGGTTATCACTTTAGCAGGTTCAGATACTGAATTTCTGCAACCAGTAGACCCGGCAATCATTTCAGCATTGATAGCAGCTTAATAGCTTAATCAGGCTTAATCATTCAACCTCTTAGTTAATCGCTAAGGGGTTTTTTTTATGCCCCCGTACTATTTATGTCAAGGGATTATGATACTGATTGACACAGCAAAGCCAAAGCAAAAACTAATACTCACATTAAGTGAAAAGGTAACGGTAAATCAGCCGGAATACCTGTTGGCTTTTACTGGTGATGCAACTAATGATACTTATCAGATTTCGCTTTCTGATAAGCTATCAGCTTCAAATAGCAGGTATGATTTATTTACCGTTGATACTTCGCTTTTCAACGGCATTCCAGCCGGGTACTATACTTACCAAGTTTACCAATATGCAAACAGCATTATTGAAACAGGTAAACTATTAATTCAAATCAAAGAAGCTGAACCTGAAATCATAAGCCCTATCAGAAGCGAAGAATATTTGATTTACAAACAATAATGAGTGAGAAGAGTGCGGGAGATAAAGGATTTCAGGAATTACTAACGTTTGCGAGAAGTATTACACCATTACCTGATGAAGTAATACAAAGTACCAGTGATGATAGATGGGTGAGCTTTGGTACAGATAATTTGTACCCCAACTTTCTTTTAAAACTCTATGGTGAATGCGCATTACACCGGGGAATTGTTGGCAAGAAGCTTAACTTCTTAATGGGGGATGGTATTGTAACCAAAGCCGAATCAAAGCCATTTATAGCGAACATTAATCAAGTTGATTCAGCGGAAGAGTTAATACAAAAACTTAGTTATGATTTTATACTTTTTCAAGCTTTCGCAATTGAAGTGCAATATGATATACTAAATAATAAGCCACTTTATTTTAATCATATTCCTATCAACCACATCAGGAGCAACAGGAGCCGTACAAAGTTTTGGGTATGTCAGGATTGGTTTAAACGCAGGGATATATTAACCTATGATAGGTGGGTAAAGGGTGTTAATGAAGACCGTAAGTCCAAAATATTTTACTATACCGGCTACGCACCAAGTGTAAATAATATATACCCTGATGTTGATTATAAAGCATCAGTTACCGCAATGGTAACAGATATGCTCATTAACAATTGGTTCAAGAATAATATTGAGGATGGTTTTAGCCCTGCTCACATCATCAGCTTTTTCAAAGGAGTTCCAACGTCTGAAGAGAGTAGGGAATTTGAAAGAAAATTTAAGTCTACTTATTCGGGTTCAGATGGCTTGAAGTATCTTATAAATTACAGCACAGGTGGCGATTCTTCAAGTGTTAAGATTGATAGTATTCCAAGCGATGACTATGCTACCAAACTTACAGAAGTCATTAAAAAGGTTGAAAATTCTATTCTTCAATCGCATTCAGCTACTCGTTTACTTTTTGGTGTTGAAACTGAAGGTTCGTTAGGCGGTAACGGTACAGAGCTTGAAATTCAATATGAAATTTTCAAACAAACGTGGGTTAAAAATACCCGGAATGTAATTGAATCAGGATTGAACAAGTTGTTTGCTGATGCTGGTTTACCTTCAATTGAATTCAAAGACAAATCATCATTGTTCAGCAGTTCATTGGATAGTACTACTAAAGAAAAAGTATTAACCATTGATGAATTAAGAAACATTGATGGGAAATCACCTTTGCCTAACGGTGCTGGTCATTATTTAATAGGTGCAACCGTCCCTAACATGGAAAACGGTTTTTCAAATAATGGCAAGAAGCTAACCGGCGAAGATTTTGAATTGGTTAAAGATTTTGGTGTCCATCGTGGTGAATTTGAATTTGTAGCTGATGAAGCTTTAAACTTTGCTGGTGATGATGCTATTGAGAACTATTTAATTTCAGAAAAGATAGACGGCAAATCCATCGCTACCATCAAAGCAGATATTCAAAATGCTTTAGGCATCGATACAACCTCGGAAGCAATCACTGAAAAGATAAATAAGCTCACACAAGCAAAAATAATTTCAAGTGATATAAAGAATGGTAAAGTAAATATTAAGCCTGTAGAGCAGCCTAAAGTAAGCAATGAAGTGCAAGTGATGTATGAATATGTGGTACGTAGCGGATATGGGAAACCGTTGATTGCTACGTCGAGGGATTTCTGCACTAAGCTTATCAATAATGACCGCTTGTATACACGTGCGGATATTCAGCAAATGAGTTCAATTTTTGGATATGACATATTCAGGCATTGTGGTGGCTGGTATTTCAATGCTGATACAGGTAAAGCGGAAAATCAATGTAGGCACGAATGGAAAATGGTTAAAGTGATTAGAAAGGGTAACAGATAATGAAGAGAGTACAGTTTTTAACCGTCCAAGAATTAAAGGCGAATTCAATAATTCAAACTAATGTTGATGAGAAAATCTTGAATCAATGTATCGTTGAGTTCCAGGATTTAGAGCTATCTCAAATTTTAGGTAAAGCCACTTATAAAAGACTTGTAAATGTATTGATTAGCGGTGCAACCATATCGGGTTATACTTATGCTGAAGATGATGTTTTATTACTTGAACACATTAAGCCCGTAATGATATATGGAAGCTTGCTTTATAGCTTATCACCGTTACAGCAAAAGGTAAGTAATAAAGGAATTCAAAACATCACTGATGCCAACGCTCAAATGGGTGATGCTGATAAACTTAGAAATAACTATAATTCAAAGCTGGAAGGCTATAAAAAGCTTTTAATGGAGTACATGGAAACGGATGATAATCCGGAAACTGTACCACCTCAAAATATTGATACCAGTTTTGCTTTTACCGGGATTTCTATTCCGGATAATCAGTACAATGAAGCGGAAGCTTACCGGGATGCTGCTTATAAAACCGGTTATTATAGAAGGGTAATTTACTAATGATAACCATTAACCAATACCTAAAATTAATTGAAAACTTCTTAAAGCAGCATCATCAAATCAACACGGTCATTACATCCAATGAAGCTGATTTTACAGCTTATGACAATGTTGTTTATCCGGTCGCCCATATTGATTATGTAACACAGAGAATCAACGGTGCCAATGTTAGTCACCAGTTTGAAATCATCATTGGTGATTTATTCGACCCTAATATACCTGAGACTGAATTTGAGATTTATTCAGACTGTAATTTGATTGCTGATGATGTGGTTACTTACTTCGCTAATCAGTTTGATACCGGTTATGAGGTTGACGAAAATGTAAGTGTTCAAAAATTTACTGATGCTAATGTTGATAGGGTAGCGGGTTGCGTGTTTGTATTAACCTTTAATCAATTCCGTGAGGCGAATGCTTGCATCATTCCAACTAATGATAACACCCGCCCTTTTGGTGAGCAATTTAATCAGGAGTTTTAAAACTCCATCCCCTTTTCTTAAACATTAAGTAAGCGAATAAAAAACCCACTATTAAGCCGAAATACATTCCGAAAGTAGTTGAGTTCATATCAGATATGCCTGATGCTATGAATTTAAAACTAAATAATATTGGTATTATCACTGCTAATATCCCTGCAATCATTTTAGGTGCCGGAGCAATTGCACAGGCGATGATAGGAACCAAAGAATAAATAAGTCCGAACAAAAATTCAAGGGGTTTAGAACCCATTACATATGCAAACAATACTGCGCTGGAAAAAGCGACTGGAAATAATGAGATAGGTATGCAAACTATCCAACGGAGAATTTTGATAGCCAGCTTCATCTAATATTCTTCAATGGTTTCTATTTTCGCAGCTTTATTCCAGCCTTTGTTTTTGAAGTAGTTATAACTAATCAAGATTCCAGTTCCTAAGCCAGCAGACAAGCCTATGTTACTGGATATACCTAAATAGTTATAAGACTTTAACAAATAAGTTACTGCGTAGATAGAAAATATTGCGCTGACTATCGTTACTGCGGTAACACCCCATTTCTTAGGTTTGGGCACTATCAAACAAGTGATGATTGGTAGCAAAGTAAAACTTATGTATGGAGCTATAAAGTATAAAAAACAACCAATTACTACATCTCCATTAGTTTTTATTTTATGCGAAAACTCGGTTGCGCCCGTGACCTGAATAAGTAAATACAAGAGTGAAACAGTGAGGGCTAATGCGAAAGGAATGCCCAATGACCATCTTAATATCTTAATGAGGTTCATACTTAATATTCTTCTAATTCTTCAACTAAATTTGCCTTATTCCAACCTCTATGTTTAAAAAGCTTGTAGCTTACTAAAAACCCTAATACAAATCCAGCAGTTAAGCCACCCGTGACACTAAGTATTAAAGGGTCCGAATATGCTGATGATACATTGGCAATAAATATGTTAAGAAGCCGATTTCCAAGTACAACTTCACCAATTACAATAACTGCTACCGCACCATATTTTTTAGGTGATGGTACAACATAAGTAGCAGCAATAACCGGAATAAAGCCAATTAATACACAAATTATTACAAAAAAAGATAAATAAGTTGATTCCTCTAACTGGTCAATTCTAAACCTTAGTATTTGAGATAAAATGTAAAAAAATAATCCTGTGATTATATAAGATAAAGGTATGCCAAATACCCATCTAAGAATGTTGATAAGGTTCATAGTTTAAAAATGATATTAACCGTGAAATCCAAATTGCATTGCTATACCCATCAATAGTAAATAACCAAGTATTATTCCGGCAATCCATAATAGTATTTTTGTAATAAGGTTCATAAGCCAAATATAACATAACCCGGACTATTTATCCTGTGAGGATAGATAAAGCGGGAAGGGATTTCATTTACAAAGAAGAGGGTGTTAAGCTTAAAGCTTACCTTGATGTTGCCGGTGTACCCACTATTGGTGTAGGGTTTACTTACTATCCACATGGTGGCAAAGTTAAATTAGCCGATATAATCACTTTAAAACAATGCAACGAATACTTTACTACCATTGTTCAATCTTTTGAAAATGCCGTTTCTAAGGCTGTTAAAATTAATCTCAATCAACATCAGTTCAACGCACTTGTATCATTTTCATTTAACGTAGGTATACAAGCGTTCAAGAGTTCAACCCTACTTGAAAAAATCAATGCTCAATCAACTGAACAAGATATTAGAGCAGAATTCTTGAAATGGAAGCGTGCCGGGGGCAAAGTGGTTGATGGGCTTCTTAAACGCAGAATGAGAGAAGCCAATTTATATTTTACTGCCTAATGTTTAACCTGTTTAATTTCTTCAATGGCTTATGGTCATTTATCAGCAAATTCCTTTTATGGTTCCTTGTTTTTACCACGCCAATACATCAATTCTTGATTACTATTTATGTATTGTTACTGGTTGATTTAATTACCGGTATTTACTGCAAAGTAGTTATCAAAAGAGAGCCTTTTACCAGTAAGCGGTTGAAAGATACCACTGTCAAATTTATTGGTTATTCCATGGCGGTCTTTATAGGGCTTATGGTAGATATAGCGATGCTTGGAGATAGCGCATTGATGTTAGCCCGGATAGTTGCTGGTTATATTATGCTAACCGAATTCCAAAGCGGAATTGAAAACATAAGCATCATCACCGGTACCAACTTATGGGTAATGATTAAGGATAAAGTAACTGAGTTATTTAACTCAAAAATCATTAAACAAAAAGATGAAAATAATTAAGATATTAAAGCTGATAGCGGAAATTGCTACCAGCGTTTTAGAGGCGATTAA
This genomic interval from Mucilaginibacter defluvii contains the following:
- a CDS encoding XkdF-like putative serine protease domain-containing protein, which gives rise to MKKLPLIELTINPEDNSFVSAVALVENAAIESDFIAFSKDTAIEKFSINDERKELLGAAMIPDVPIYRNSEQNGEYMATFSKQTIRQIAQVFAQKGLFNSTNIEHTLIPAESLIFQSYITDQEKGINAPKGIDCPDGSWIIGVKILNDSVWQNIKAGKIKGFSVEGIFRAIDTQTTVELSKANDFDKAINEVIASINELVN
- a CDS encoding phage holin family protein, with product MFNLFNFFNGLWSFISKFLLWFLVFTTPIHQFLITIYVLLLVDLITGIYCKVVIKREPFTSKRLKDTTVKFIGYSMAVFIGLMVDIAMLGDSALMLARIVAGYIMLTEFQSGIENISIITGTNLWVMIKDKVTELFNSKIIKQKDENN
- a CDS encoding lysozyme produces the protein MRIDKAGRDFIYKEEGVKLKAYLDVAGVPTIGVGFTYYPHGGKVKLADIITLKQCNEYFTTIVQSFENAVSKAVKINLNQHQFNALVSFSFNVGIQAFKSSTLLEKINAQSTEQDIRAEFLKWKRAGGKVVDGLLKRRMREANLYFTA